From the Candidatus Peribacteria bacterium genome, one window contains:
- the sufB gene encoding Fe-S cluster assembly protein SufB: MTRVKDPLSTAAKPDDKMIFGELSRDIFDTPNQSAYADGLKKGVDEELVRKISADKNEPVWMLEHRLASLKIFKEKPMPTWGADLSTLDLDNIIYYASAGTQETNDWGEVPEDIRRVYDRLGIPEAERKMLAGVGAQYESEMVYHNLKKEWEDLGVIFLDMDDALQTHPNLVKEYFMKCVPNTDHKFAALHGAVWSGGTFLYVPKGVKIREPLQAYFRMNAKNMGQFEHTLIIVEDGADAHYIEGCSAPKYGSQGLHAGLVEIFVKDGAKCRYSSVENWSRDTYNLNTKRAIVQKDAIMEWIGGNMGSGVTMLYPCSVLVGEGARCDHMAIAFANKGQWQDTGAKVFHMAPHTTSKVTSKSISKDGGVAVYRGQLKIAPHAHDCTANVECDALLLDEISRTDTVPDIQVRNNDVTIAHEATVGRLSEEDIFYLTSRGIAEEEARAMIVNGFIEPIVRQLPLEYAVEMNRLIELEMEGSVG, from the coding sequence ATGACTCGCGTCAAAGACCCTCTTTCAACGGCCGCAAAACCAGACGACAAGATGATTTTCGGGGAACTCTCGCGCGATATTTTCGATACGCCGAATCAGTCTGCCTACGCCGATGGCCTCAAGAAAGGAGTCGACGAGGAACTGGTGCGGAAGATCAGCGCGGATAAAAATGAACCGGTGTGGATGCTGGAACATCGTTTGGCATCCCTGAAGATTTTTAAAGAAAAACCGATGCCGACGTGGGGGGCGGATCTCTCGACACTCGATCTCGACAACATCATCTACTACGCATCTGCCGGAACGCAGGAGACGAATGACTGGGGCGAAGTACCGGAGGATATCCGCCGCGTGTACGACCGTCTTGGTATTCCGGAAGCCGAACGGAAAATGCTCGCGGGAGTGGGTGCCCAGTATGAAAGCGAGATGGTGTATCACAATCTGAAAAAAGAGTGGGAGGACCTGGGAGTGATCTTCCTCGACATGGATGATGCCCTCCAGACACATCCGAATCTCGTGAAAGAATATTTCATGAAGTGCGTCCCGAATACCGACCATAAATTTGCAGCCCTCCATGGAGCGGTGTGGAGCGGGGGAACGTTTCTGTATGTGCCGAAAGGTGTGAAAATCCGCGAACCCCTGCAGGCATATTTCCGCATGAACGCAAAGAACATGGGGCAGTTTGAGCACACACTGATCATCGTGGAAGATGGTGCTGATGCGCACTACATCGAAGGATGTTCTGCACCGAAGTACGGCAGTCAGGGGCTCCATGCGGGGCTCGTCGAAATTTTTGTGAAGGACGGCGCGAAGTGCCGGTATTCCTCCGTCGAAAACTGGAGTCGTGATACCTATAACCTGAATACCAAGCGTGCGATCGTGCAGAAAGATGCGATCATGGAATGGATTGGCGGGAATATGGGATCGGGTGTGACAATGCTCTATCCATGCTCAGTGCTTGTGGGCGAAGGCGCACGCTGCGATCACATGGCGATCGCGTTTGCGAATAAGGGGCAGTGGCAGGACACAGGTGCGAAGGTGTTTCACATGGCGCCGCACACCACATCGAAAGTGACATCAAAGAGCATCAGCAAAGACGGTGGTGTGGCAGTGTACCGCGGTCAGCTCAAAATTGCCCCGCACGCGCACGATTGCACGGCCAACGTGGAATGTGACGCTCTGCTCCTTGATGAGATCAGCAGGACCGATACCGTGCCCGACATTCAGGTCCGTAATAACGATGTGACGATCGCACATGAGGCGACCGTCGGCCGTCTTTCCGAAGAAGATATTTTCTACCTCACATCCCGTGGCATTGCCGAAGAGGAGGCGCGGGCCATGATTGTGAACGGATTTATTGAGCCGATTGTGCGCCAGCTGCCATTGGAATATGCCGTTGAAATGAACCGCTTGATTGAGCTGGAGATGGAGGGAAGTGTGGGATAA
- a CDS encoding SIMPL domain-containing protein (The SIMPL domain is named for its presence in mouse protein SIMPL (signalling molecule that associates with mouse pelle-like kinase). Bacterial member BP26, from Brucella, was shown to assemble into a channel-like structure, while YggE from E. coli has been associated with resistance to oxidative stress.): MASEQTINIRPPMWLPILAVVIGGAFYLAGKQMEKSPASSVPGTITVTGEGKAFVTPDIASISFGMQTGQQKTAAVAMQKLSDNMNKIYEALQEAGIDKKDIATENFWLNPVYNWQTGTQILQGYEANQSLRVKVRDLDKISDVVGAATAAGANQAGSVNFTVDDPEAKRAEARKEAIEQAKEKAQELARQLGVSLGDLKGFSEGYNGGVIAPYATMMRSEGMGGGADNSLPLPSGEQEMAVTVTVTYELN; this comes from the coding sequence ATGGCCTCAGAACAGACCATCAATATCCGGCCGCCGATGTGGCTTCCTATCCTCGCTGTCGTGATTGGCGGTGCGTTTTATCTTGCGGGTAAGCAGATGGAAAAGAGCCCGGCATCGTCCGTTCCCGGGACCATAACGGTGACCGGTGAAGGAAAAGCATTTGTCACTCCGGATATTGCAAGCATCAGCTTTGGTATGCAGACCGGTCAGCAGAAGACGGCCGCTGTGGCGATGCAGAAACTAAGTGACAACATGAATAAGATTTACGAGGCACTGCAGGAAGCGGGCATCGACAAGAAAGACATTGCGACGGAAAACTTCTGGTTGAACCCTGTCTATAACTGGCAGACCGGCACACAGATTCTTCAGGGCTACGAAGCGAACCAGAGTCTGCGCGTGAAAGTGCGTGACCTCGATAAAATCAGTGATGTCGTTGGCGCTGCAACTGCAGCCGGTGCGAACCAGGCGGGCAGCGTGAACTTCACCGTGGATGATCCGGAAGCAAAGCGCGCTGAGGCACGGAAGGAGGCGATTGAGCAGGCGAAGGAGAAGGCACAGGAACTTGCACGTCAGTTGGGTGTGAGTCTGGGTGACCTGAAGGGCTTCAGTGAAGGCTACAACGGAGGCGTCATCGCGCCATATGCAACCATGATGCGCTCGGAAGGAATGGGCGGAGGCGCAGATAACAGTCTGCCGTTGCCGTCCGGAGAGCAGGAGATGGCAGTCACAGTCACGGTGACATATGAATTGAATTAA
- the sufC gene encoding Fe-S cluster assembly ATPase SufC: MTSLLTITDLHVSVANTEIVRGLNLEMNEGEVHAIMGPNGSGKSTLVNALMGHPAYTITGGSVQFRGEDILAMEPHERAQAGLFLAFQYPKEISGVSLRSFLLAAHRAQVAAHPEMTRLSPLQFQKVLGAEMEKLHMNPAFADRSINQGFSGGEKKKAEILQMAILKPSLALMDETDSGLDVDALKIVAEGVNRLRSEHVGCSALIVTHYARILDYITPDTVHVMVKGKIVQSGGAEFAHQLEKEGYAQFGGAPSASIPLEI, translated from the coding sequence ATGACCTCTCTCCTCACCATCACCGATCTCCATGTGTCCGTTGCGAATACGGAGATTGTCCGTGGACTGAATCTGGAGATGAACGAAGGCGAAGTCCACGCCATTATGGGGCCGAATGGATCGGGGAAATCGACGCTTGTGAATGCGCTGATGGGGCATCCCGCATACACGATTACCGGCGGATCAGTTCAGTTTCGCGGTGAAGATATTCTGGCAATGGAACCGCACGAACGTGCGCAGGCGGGGCTCTTTCTGGCGTTCCAGTATCCGAAGGAAATCAGTGGCGTCTCCCTTCGCAGTTTTCTGCTTGCTGCTCACCGCGCACAGGTTGCTGCACATCCGGAGATGACGCGCCTCTCACCATTGCAGTTTCAGAAAGTGTTGGGGGCCGAGATGGAAAAACTGCACATGAATCCCGCATTTGCCGACCGTTCCATCAATCAGGGATTTTCCGGCGGTGAAAAGAAGAAGGCCGAGATATTACAAATGGCAATCCTGAAACCATCGCTTGCTCTTATGGATGAAACAGATTCCGGACTGGATGTGGATGCGCTGAAGATTGTTGCGGAGGGAGTGAACAGACTGCGATCGGAGCATGTCGGATGCAGTGCACTCATCGTCACGCACTACGCACGTATTCTCGACTACATCACGCCCGACACCGTGCACGTGATGGTGAAAGGGAAGATTGTGCAGAGCGGAGGCGCGGAGTTTGCGCATCAGCTGGAAAAGGAAGGGTATGCCCAGTTTGGTGGGGCGCCATCGGCCAGTATTCCGCTGGAGATCTGA
- a CDS encoding (2Fe-2S)-binding protein, with translation MPKVTFIQENGQITVVEAAEGERILHIALDNGIPMEHACGGNGFCTTCMCKVKEGMGNLSPRNDREENMGIVNDPDRLSCQSEVMGDVTVEVIEY, from the coding sequence ATGCCCAAAGTCACCTTTATCCAGGAAAACGGCCAGATTACTGTCGTGGAAGCGGCAGAAGGTGAACGTATCCTGCACATTGCGCTGGATAACGGTATTCCGATGGAACACGCCTGCGGCGGTAACGGCTTCTGCACGACCTGCATGTGTAAAGTGAAGGAAGGCATGGGGAACCTCAGCCCCCGAAACGACCGGGAGGAAAACATGGGCATTGTGAACGATCCCGATCGCCTCAGCTGTCAGAGTGAAGTGATGGGCGATGTGACAGTCGAAGTCATTGAGTACTGA
- a CDS encoding tetratricopeptide repeat protein, protein MIYAIVFLGSLLGIVLIVGLRILLRQRTIRRFVRSVRTRFESAEQRGAVLVDETVIDKPRKNPRTSAIELQQVRSLLHSADKAWKQGRFEEVERLLIQALTVHPMDESVSAELAKLYLTTNRESKAEAMYRELLQRSNDVSFHANLGLAYYRQGKYMEACYAYQDALNLDPKNPERSAALGRACIAAQRFEEAAPLLEKASAFLSRDIELLHLLAECYLQLNMRDNAEETYRRINKLEPYNEDVKAKMRSIAEAATDTGAVPA, encoded by the coding sequence GTGATCTACGCCATCGTTTTTCTCGGCTCACTCCTCGGTATCGTCCTGATTGTCGGACTGCGCATTCTGCTACGCCAGCGCACCATCCGGCGCTTTGTCCGTTCCGTACGCACGCGTTTTGAATCTGCAGAGCAGCGCGGTGCTGTCCTTGTCGACGAAACCGTTATCGATAAGCCCCGCAAAAACCCCCGCACATCCGCCATTGAACTTCAGCAAGTCCGCTCTCTTCTGCACAGCGCCGATAAGGCGTGGAAGCAGGGGCGTTTTGAAGAAGTGGAACGCCTGCTCATTCAGGCTCTGACGGTGCACCCGATGGACGAGAGTGTGAGCGCAGAACTTGCGAAGCTCTACCTCACGACCAACCGTGAATCGAAGGCAGAGGCGATGTACCGCGAACTCCTGCAACGCAGTAATGATGTTTCGTTCCACGCAAACCTCGGACTCGCATACTATCGTCAGGGGAAATACATGGAAGCGTGCTACGCGTATCAGGACGCTCTTAACCTCGACCCGAAAAATCCGGAACGCTCCGCCGCTCTCGGCCGCGCCTGTATTGCCGCCCAGCGCTTTGAAGAAGCGGCACCACTCCTCGAAAAGGCATCAGCGTTCTTGTCCCGCGATATTGAACTCCTGCATCTTCTGGCTGAGTGTTATTTGCAGCTCAACATGCGCGACAATGCTGAGGAGACCTATCGCCGCATCAATAAGCTTGAGCCGTATAATGAAGATGTAAAAGCGAAGATGAGGAGCATTGCTGAGGCTGCTACAGACACGGGGGCGGTACCTGCTTAA
- the lspA gene encoding signal peptidase II — MSLFIITAIAALASSLIAKWLVDAFLDERIPVLGTFAGLELAHNSGVAFGLRLPSGWQEAVIIGALFFVCVLAYKTKKTLASSLGYGLIVGGALGNVLDRLRDGVVTDFFQVGSFPIFNIADSCITIGVLFLLAETLGIVRSN, encoded by the coding sequence ATGTCTCTTTTCATCATCACTGCCATTGCTGCACTTGCGTCGAGTCTCATTGCCAAGTGGCTTGTTGATGCGTTTCTTGACGAGCGCATTCCTGTTCTCGGTACTTTTGCCGGATTGGAACTTGCACATAACTCCGGCGTTGCGTTTGGCCTTCGCCTGCCATCCGGGTGGCAGGAAGCGGTGATTATCGGCGCGCTCTTCTTTGTCTGTGTTCTTGCCTACAAAACAAAGAAGACACTCGCATCATCACTTGGGTATGGACTGATTGTGGGCGGGGCATTGGGGAATGTGCTGGATCGCCTGCGGGATGGTGTGGTGACAGACTTCTTTCAGGTCGGCTCATTCCCGATTTTCAACATTGCCGACAGTTGCATCACCATTGGTGTGCTGTTTTTGCTTGCGGAGACTTTGGGAATAGTTCGTAGCAACTAA